A single genomic interval of Chitinophaga sp. 180180018-3 harbors:
- the folD gene encoding bifunctional methylenetetrahydrofolate dehydrogenase/methenyltetrahydrofolate cyclohydrolase FolD, with the protein MQILDGKLVSETIKTQLAAKVAELKAAGKKVPHLAAILVGNNPASETYVASKVKSCAECGYNSTLLRFDAQISEKHLLDQIILLNENPDVDGILVQLPLPKHINEELVINTIDPSKDVDGFHPMNVGKMVSGLPAFIPATPYGIMLMLEHYNIPTKGKHAVVIGRSHIVGTPISILLSRNTNPGNCTVTLTHSHTHNLAEICRQADIIVAAIGRPDFVTADMVKEGAIIVDVGINRVEDASKKSGFRLKGDVKFDEVAPKCSYITPVPGGVGPMTIAALLKNTYHAAVGLKGSMN; encoded by the coding sequence ATGCAAATTTTAGACGGTAAACTCGTTTCCGAGACCATAAAAACTCAATTGGCCGCTAAGGTGGCTGAATTAAAAGCTGCAGGCAAAAAAGTCCCTCATCTGGCAGCCATCCTGGTAGGTAACAACCCAGCAAGTGAAACCTACGTTGCATCCAAAGTTAAATCATGTGCAGAATGCGGTTATAATTCAACGCTTCTCCGTTTTGATGCGCAGATCTCTGAAAAGCATTTGCTTGATCAGATTATTCTGCTGAATGAAAATCCGGACGTAGATGGTATACTGGTACAGCTGCCATTACCCAAACACATCAACGAAGAACTGGTAATCAACACCATTGATCCCAGCAAGGATGTGGATGGATTTCACCCGATGAATGTGGGTAAAATGGTGAGTGGCTTGCCCGCTTTCATTCCTGCTACTCCTTATGGGATTATGCTGATGCTGGAACATTACAATATTCCTACTAAAGGTAAACATGCCGTAGTAATAGGTCGCAGCCACATCGTGGGTACTCCCATCAGTATACTGCTCAGCCGCAATACCAATCCAGGTAACTGCACGGTAACCCTTACCCATTCGCACACACACAATCTGGCTGAAATATGCCGCCAGGCCGACATCATTGTTGCTGCTATCGGCAGGCCTGATTTTGTTACTGCCGACATGGTAAAAGAAGGAGCTATCATAGTGGATGTGGGTATCAACCGTGTGGAAGATGCCAGCAAGAAAAGTGGTTTCCGCCTGAAAGGAGATGTTAAATTTGATGAAGTGGCGCCCAAATGCAGCTATATCACTCCGGTTCCCGGAGGCGTAGGTCCCATGACCATTGCCGCTTTGCTGAAGAACACTTATCATGCCGCAGTTGGGTTAAAAGGAAGTATGAACTAA
- a CDS encoding aminopeptidase P N-terminal domain-containing protein, with protein MKNLPLDPQLFVKNRQRFVAKMQPQSIAIINSNDELPTNGDALYKFKQNSDLYWLTGIDQEDTMIVLFPDNPDPKYREVLVLVRPNELKEKWDGHRLRKDEALAISGIATVVWLDSLDAFLQQWINDAANIYLNSNENNRKSNLVPVRDYRYAQEMKVRYPLHHYLRAAVIFKELRAVKTPEEIRVIQQAIDITEKAFRRLLTFIKPDVWEHEIHAEILHEFLRNRSGGEAYGSIIASGDRARTLHYVSNNDECKDGELILMDFGAEYGGYNADLTRTVPVNGKFTARQREVYNACLHLHNYAKSILRPGITIAKYHEMVGEEATREFIKLKLLTEEQVKNQDPENPAYRKYLYHGISHHLGVDVHDLGPSFHKPIPEGAVMTIEPGIYIEEEKMGVRIENNIWLTAEGNVDLMKNMPITADEIEALMAR; from the coding sequence ATGAAGAATCTGCCCTTAGATCCGCAGCTGTTCGTGAAGAACCGTCAGCGTTTTGTGGCAAAAATGCAGCCACAGTCCATAGCTATAATTAATTCCAATGATGAATTGCCTACTAACGGCGATGCCTTGTATAAGTTCAAACAGAATTCCGACCTGTACTGGCTGACCGGAATCGATCAGGAAGATACCATGATAGTGTTGTTCCCGGATAATCCTGATCCCAAATACCGCGAAGTGCTGGTATTGGTGCGGCCTAACGAGCTGAAGGAAAAATGGGATGGTCACCGGCTGCGTAAAGACGAAGCACTCGCCATTTCCGGCATCGCTACCGTAGTGTGGCTGGATAGCCTGGACGCGTTTTTACAGCAATGGATTAATGATGCGGCTAACATCTACCTGAATTCCAACGAAAATAACCGTAAGTCTAATCTGGTGCCGGTAAGAGATTACCGCTATGCCCAGGAAATGAAAGTGCGTTATCCGTTACATCACTACCTGCGTGCAGCCGTTATATTCAAGGAACTGCGTGCCGTAAAAACACCGGAAGAGATCAGGGTAATACAGCAGGCGATCGATATCACTGAAAAGGCTTTCCGCCGGCTGTTGACATTCATTAAACCAGATGTATGGGAACATGAGATCCATGCAGAGATCCTGCATGAGTTCCTGCGAAACCGTTCCGGCGGAGAAGCGTATGGCTCTATTATCGCATCAGGCGACCGCGCCCGTACGCTGCATTATGTATCTAATAACGATGAGTGTAAAGACGGAGAGCTGATCCTGATGGATTTTGGCGCAGAATACGGTGGCTATAACGCCGACCTTACCCGTACCGTACCGGTAAATGGTAAATTCACCGCCCGCCAGCGTGAGGTATACAATGCCTGTTTACATCTTCATAACTATGCTAAATCTATCCTGCGCCCGGGTATCACCATCGCGAAGTACCACGAAATGGTAGGAGAGGAAGCCACCAGAGAATTTATAAAACTGAAATTACTTACGGAAGAACAGGTGAAGAACCAGGATCCGGAAAATCCGGCCTATCGCAAGTACCTGTATCATGGCATATCTCACCATCTTGGCGTGGATGTACACGATCTCGGACCTTCTTTCCATAAACCGATTCCTGAAGGAGCGGTAATGACAATTGAGCCGGGAATTTATATTGAAGAAGAAAAAATGGGTGTCCGCATTGAAAACAATATCTGGCTGACAGCCGAAGGTAATGTGGACCTGATGAAAAATATGCCGATTACAGCGGATGAAATTGAAGCACTGATGGCCCGCTGA
- a CDS encoding CDP-alcohol phosphatidyltransferase family protein, with translation MKQLPNILTLCNLFCGALAIICILYAPEYRAEINGADYTIISPEPVYWASALVVIAGIFDFFDGMVARLLRVSGPMGKELDSLADVVTFGVVPGMMLFRLLRSAYFQQPDVFDVSIINLAPALLVPCFAAYRLAKFNIDVRQSESFIGVPTPAVALLVASFPLIVLFNPFNLAHWFQNIWVLYVVIGLLCYLMVAEIPMISLKFKNKSIAANWPRFLLIILTILSIPVLKFAAVPFVFVCYVVLSVVVPPKIITN, from the coding sequence ATGAAACAACTACCCAACATACTTACCCTATGTAACCTTTTTTGCGGCGCCCTGGCGATTATATGTATACTATATGCGCCGGAGTATCGTGCTGAAATTAACGGTGCCGACTATACGATTATCAGCCCCGAACCTGTTTATTGGGCGTCCGCCCTGGTAGTAATAGCCGGAATTTTTGATTTTTTTGATGGAATGGTAGCCCGGCTGCTTCGTGTGAGCGGTCCTATGGGAAAGGAACTCGATTCACTGGCAGATGTGGTGACTTTCGGTGTAGTGCCCGGTATGATGCTGTTCCGTTTGCTGCGCAGTGCTTATTTTCAGCAACCCGATGTATTTGACGTATCTATCATCAATCTGGCTCCGGCCTTGCTGGTACCTTGTTTTGCGGCTTACCGCCTTGCCAAATTCAATATAGATGTAAGGCAATCCGAAAGTTTCATCGGAGTACCTACTCCTGCAGTAGCCCTGCTGGTGGCATCTTTTCCCCTGATCGTGCTTTTCAATCCGTTCAACCTGGCGCATTGGTTCCAGAACATCTGGGTATTATACGTCGTTATCGGCTTGCTCTGTTACCTGATGGTAGCCGAAATTCCCATGATCAGCCTGAAGTTCAAGAATAAGAGCATTGCTGCCAACTGGCCACGCTTCCTGCTGATTATCCTCACTATACTGAGCATTCCGGTGCTGAAATTTGCTGCAGTACCGTTTGTTTTCGTGTGTTATGTGGTGCTGTCGGTGGTGGTGCCTCCGAAGATAATTACGAATTAA
- a CDS encoding 7-carboxy-7-deazaguanine synthase QueE encodes MSVVSTNIKTSTLPVMERFYTIQGEGYYQGKAAYFIRLGGCDVGCVWCDVKESWDADKHPQLEISDIVGEAARYPGRIAVITGGEPLMHQLDGLTRALHKEGFRTHIETSGSSPLSGSWDWITLSPKKFKAPLPEICRLAHELKVVIFNKTDFAWAEKYAALAGKHCKLYLQPEWDRSTEMTPLITAYIKDNPQWTMSLQIHKYINVP; translated from the coding sequence ATGTCTGTAGTAAGTACTAATATCAAAACAAGCACACTACCGGTAATGGAGCGCTTCTACACCATTCAGGGAGAAGGCTATTACCAGGGAAAAGCAGCTTATTTCATCCGGCTTGGTGGCTGTGATGTAGGATGCGTATGGTGTGATGTAAAAGAAAGCTGGGATGCCGACAAACATCCGCAACTGGAAATATCCGACATCGTAGGAGAAGCCGCCCGTTATCCGGGGCGTATTGCAGTGATCACTGGCGGAGAACCATTGATGCATCAGCTGGATGGGCTTACCAGAGCGTTACACAAGGAAGGTTTCCGCACGCATATAGAAACTTCCGGCTCTTCTCCACTGAGCGGTAGCTGGGACTGGATCACACTTTCTCCTAAAAAATTCAAGGCGCCGTTACCGGAGATCTGCCGGCTGGCACATGAACTGAAAGTGGTGATCTTTAACAAGACAGATTTTGCGTGGGCGGAAAAATATGCCGCACTGGCCGGCAAACATTGTAAGCTGTATTTACAGCCGGAGTGGGATCGCAGTACAGAGATGACACCGCTGATCACAGCATATATCAAGGATAATCCGCAATGGACGATGTCGTTGCAAATCCACAAATACATCAATGTTCCCTGA
- a CDS encoding OmpA family protein: MKKTCLLILLGCLCSISLLAQSQIVSYENAPKKAKASFDKAIEAFRNYQSAAAIGYLEEALKSAPNFTDAYGQMGLCYLEMKNYKASNTAFEKLKQLDSSGLKPVMIAYSKAMAGTGNFTGALQLINQYLAVAKAKSPIAENLKANYEFAVHNGKTVPFHPENLGANVNSKDPEYFPSLTIDSKTLIYTRRVNNRNEDFYITHRDNNNKWSPAENMGEPVNSNFNEGAQNISQDGTMLVFTGCDFPEGKGSCDLYYSEKTEKGWTAPKNFGAPINTRDWESQPCLSADKQTLYFARQTPDNGSDIFVSNLQPNGHWSTPERLGPNINTKGNESTPFIHADGQTLYFASNGHPGYGGMDIFYSRRQPDGSWGPAINLGYPINTIDEDASLVVDANGTTAYFASDRAEGFGSLDIYSFELYPEARPLQTLYVKGFVYDTATHARLAADIEITDLQGGYHIAKVKANDNGDYLAPLPVGKDYAMHVNKQGYLFYSDHFSLKDHNPGTPFEKNIPLQPLTANASIVLHNIFFDTKQYSLKPASITELDKLVQLLKENPAIKIEISGYTDNVGTDKDNQILSENRAKAVVQYLTEKGISAARLTSKGYGKTQPVADNDTEEGRAQNRRTVMTIKN, from the coding sequence ATGAAAAAAACCTGCCTGTTGATACTATTGGGCTGCCTGTGCAGCATCTCCCTGCTGGCACAGTCCCAGATAGTTTCCTATGAAAACGCACCTAAAAAAGCCAAAGCCAGTTTTGATAAAGCAATAGAAGCTTTCAGGAATTATCAGAGCGCTGCCGCGATTGGTTACCTGGAAGAGGCCTTAAAATCAGCCCCAAATTTCACGGATGCATATGGTCAGATGGGGCTTTGTTATCTGGAAATGAAAAACTATAAAGCGTCCAATACAGCTTTTGAAAAACTGAAACAGCTCGACAGCAGCGGCCTGAAACCTGTGATGATAGCTTATTCCAAAGCGATGGCAGGCACCGGAAACTTTACAGGCGCTCTCCAATTGATTAACCAGTACCTGGCAGTAGCCAAAGCTAAAAGCCCAATCGCGGAAAACCTGAAAGCAAATTATGAATTTGCGGTACATAACGGAAAAACAGTGCCTTTTCATCCGGAGAACCTGGGAGCCAATGTAAACAGCAAGGATCCGGAGTATTTCCCATCGCTGACCATCGACAGCAAAACACTGATCTATACGCGGCGCGTCAATAACCGCAATGAAGATTTTTATATAACCCATCGCGATAACAATAATAAGTGGTCACCTGCTGAAAACATGGGTGAACCGGTAAACTCTAATTTCAATGAAGGCGCACAAAACATTTCACAAGATGGTACCATGCTGGTATTTACGGGCTGCGACTTTCCGGAAGGTAAAGGCAGCTGCGATCTGTACTACTCAGAAAAGACAGAAAAGGGCTGGACTGCTCCCAAAAATTTCGGTGCTCCCATCAACACCCGCGACTGGGAGTCGCAACCCTGCCTCAGCGCAGACAAACAAACGCTTTATTTTGCACGTCAAACACCAGATAACGGTTCAGATATATTTGTAAGCAATCTGCAGCCTAATGGGCACTGGAGCACACCGGAACGCCTCGGGCCCAATATTAACACCAAAGGCAATGAAAGCACTCCTTTTATACATGCCGATGGCCAGACACTTTATTTTGCCTCTAACGGTCATCCCGGTTATGGCGGAATGGATATCTTTTACTCCCGCCGTCAGCCTGATGGCAGCTGGGGCCCTGCCATCAATCTGGGTTATCCTATCAACACCATAGATGAAGATGCCTCGCTGGTAGTAGATGCCAACGGCACCACTGCCTATTTTGCATCAGACAGGGCTGAAGGGTTTGGCAGTCTGGATATCTACAGCTTCGAACTATACCCGGAAGCACGGCCCTTGCAAACATTATACGTAAAAGGATTCGTGTATGATACCGCCACCCATGCCCGGCTTGCAGCGGATATCGAAATAACTGATCTGCAGGGAGGCTACCACATCGCAAAGGTAAAAGCAAATGACAACGGCGACTACCTTGCACCACTGCCGGTGGGCAAGGACTACGCTATGCACGTGAACAAACAGGGATACCTGTTTTATTCAGATCATTTCTCACTGAAAGATCATAATCCGGGTACTCCTTTTGAAAAGAATATCCCGCTGCAACCGCTGACGGCTAATGCGAGCATTGTACTGCACAATATCTTCTTTGATACCAAACAATACAGTCTTAAACCTGCATCCATTACAGAACTCGATAAACTCGTACAGTTGTTAAAGGAGAATCCTGCTATCAAAATTGAAATTTCCGGCTATACTGACAATGTGGGCACTGATAAAGACAATCAGATCCTTTCTGAAAACCGTGCAAAAGCGGTAGTACAATACCTGACCGAAAAAGGTATTTCGGCCGCACGGCTCACCTCAAAAGGCTATGGAAAAACACAGCCGGTAGCGGATAATGATACAGAGGAGGGAAGGGCGCAGAACCGACGCACGGTGATGACAATTAAGAATTGA
- the pckA gene encoding phosphoenolpyruvate carboxykinase (ATP): MQMSSVRNPIADLRGLGIENVANVYYQLSPEELAEQTVARKQGEYADTGALAVNTGEYTGRSPKDKFIVRDNITANTVNWNDFNIPISEEHFDRLYNRITRYFSGKEVWMRDGYACANQDYRVNIRMITELPWSSLFAYNMFLRPSEEELDYMQTDWTVIQAPGCLADPATDGTRQGNFSVVNFRKKMILIGGSAYTGEIKKGIFTILNFELPHHHKVLSMHCSANLGKDGDTAIFFGLSGTGKTTLSADPQRKLIGDDEHGWTPNGVFNFEGGCYAKCIDLSEEKEPQIFHAVREGALLENIKFFPGTHTVNYADKSITENTRVSYPLHYIDNAQEPAEGGIPKNIFFLTCDAYGVLPPISRLSPEQAMYQFISGYTAKVAGTEAGITEPKSTFSACFGAPFMPLHPAQYAQMLGEKMRNHNVKVWLINTGWTGGAYGTGNRIRLAYTRAMISSVLNGELDKANFHPHPVFGVAIPDSCPGVPADILDPRNTWADKAAYDVQVRDLAAQFIRNFEKYAAGATPEMLAAAPKI; this comes from the coding sequence ATGCAAATGAGTAGCGTAAGGAATCCTATTGCTGACTTACGGGGACTTGGCATAGAGAACGTAGCTAACGTTTATTACCAACTATCTCCTGAAGAGCTGGCGGAACAAACCGTCGCCCGCAAGCAAGGGGAATATGCAGACACCGGAGCCCTGGCCGTTAATACCGGCGAATATACCGGCCGCTCGCCTAAGGACAAATTCATTGTAAGAGACAACATCACTGCCAACACTGTTAACTGGAACGATTTCAATATTCCTATCTCCGAAGAACACTTTGATCGTTTATATAACAGGATCACCCGTTATTTCAGCGGAAAAGAAGTATGGATGCGCGATGGCTATGCATGCGCTAACCAGGACTACCGCGTGAATATACGTATGATTACAGAGCTGCCCTGGTCGAGTTTGTTTGCGTACAATATGTTCCTGCGGCCTTCAGAAGAGGAATTGGATTACATGCAAACCGACTGGACAGTGATACAGGCGCCGGGATGCCTCGCAGATCCTGCTACGGATGGTACCCGCCAGGGAAACTTCTCGGTAGTGAATTTCAGGAAGAAGATGATCCTTATCGGGGGCAGTGCCTATACCGGAGAAATTAAGAAAGGTATTTTCACCATTCTCAATTTCGAACTGCCGCATCACCATAAAGTGCTGAGTATGCACTGTTCTGCCAACCTGGGCAAAGACGGGGATACGGCCATCTTTTTCGGCTTGAGCGGAACGGGTAAAACCACGCTGAGTGCTGATCCGCAGCGCAAGCTGATCGGCGACGACGAGCACGGCTGGACGCCAAATGGTGTGTTCAACTTCGAAGGTGGTTGTTATGCAAAATGTATTGATCTTTCGGAAGAAAAGGAACCACAGATATTTCATGCCGTACGTGAGGGCGCACTGCTGGAGAATATTAAGTTCTTCCCTGGCACCCACACGGTAAACTACGCGGATAAATCCATTACCGAAAATACCCGCGTATCCTACCCGCTGCATTACATCGATAACGCGCAGGAGCCCGCAGAAGGCGGAATTCCTAAAAATATATTCTTCCTTACCTGCGATGCCTACGGTGTATTACCGCCCATATCACGGTTGTCGCCCGAACAGGCGATGTACCAGTTTATCTCCGGTTATACCGCCAAGGTAGCAGGTACAGAAGCAGGAATAACAGAGCCGAAATCCACCTTCAGTGCGTGTTTCGGAGCACCTTTCATGCCTTTGCATCCGGCGCAGTATGCGCAGATGCTGGGAGAAAAGATGCGTAACCACAACGTTAAAGTCTGGCTGATCAATACCGGCTGGACCGGCGGTGCATACGGTACCGGCAACCGCATCAGGCTGGCTTATACCCGTGCGATGATTTCATCAGTGCTGAATGGCGAACTGGACAAGGCCAACTTCCACCCGCATCCGGTATTCGGTGTTGCGATCCCAGACAGTTGCCCGGGTGTACCGGCCGACATACTGGATCCGCGCAATACCTGGGCCGATAAAGCCGCTTACGATGTGCAAGTGAGAGACCTGGCGGCGCAATTTATCCGCAACTTCGAAAAATATGCAGCCGGGGCCACACCAGAGATGCTGGCTGCAGCACCTAAAATTTAA